Proteins from a genomic interval of Streptomyces sp. Tu6071:
- a CDS encoding histidine kinase dimerization/phosphoacceptor domain-containing protein gives MDWRIPFAPLVRRLLSTAALATLLLVWLADVGLLRAGAERGGGVPLTAWLSVLLTGPLAACALPDHPRLPALTLRVRALGIAALSLAVTLAAPWQGSAPANWGVLESLALLVLLVRVFAEVRAPGLLAAVLTVALLLQPLRLRDTGAFFGGLYVLAAALAGALVLGASVRSSARRSREALSEERRALARDVHDLLGHHVTGIIVQAHAALRIGERRRIEETLESIARGGTESLDAMRALVRVLREETPREATDPLTEIQALLARHDPVPHFEANLAARSGPLPPVLSVPWCGSR, from the coding sequence ATGGACTGGAGAATTCCGTTTGCCCCCCTCGTCCGCCGTCTGCTCTCGACCGCGGCGCTCGCTACCCTGCTGCTCGTGTGGCTCGCGGACGTGGGACTGCTGCGCGCCGGAGCTGAGCGGGGCGGGGGCGTACCGCTCACCGCTTGGCTCTCCGTTCTGCTGACCGGTCCGCTCGCCGCCTGCGCGCTCCCGGACCACCCACGCCTGCCCGCGCTCACGCTGCGGGTGCGGGCGCTGGGCATCGCGGCGCTCTCGCTCGCGGTGACGCTCGCGGCACCGTGGCAGGGGAGCGCGCCGGCGAACTGGGGGGTCCTGGAGTCCCTGGCGCTGCTCGTCCTCCTGGTACGGGTGTTCGCGGAGGTGCGGGCGCCCGGGCTGCTCGCCGCGGTACTCACGGTGGCATTGCTGCTCCAACCCTTGCGGCTGCGCGATACGGGCGCATTCTTCGGCGGCCTGTACGTGCTCGCGGCGGCGCTCGCCGGGGCCCTCGTCCTGGGCGCCTCGGTCCGGTCCTCGGCGCGGCGCTCGCGGGAGGCGCTGAGCGAGGAACGCAGGGCGCTCGCGCGCGATGTACACGACCTGCTCGGTCACCACGTGACGGGGATCATCGTGCAGGCGCACGCGGCGCTGCGGATCGGGGAGCGGCGCCGCATCGAGGAGACCCTGGAGTCGATCGCGCGCGGCGGCACGGAATCGCTCGACGCGATGCGCGCGCTCGTCCGGGTCCTGCGTGAGGAAACGCCGCGCGAAGCGACCGACCCGCTCACCGAGATCCAGGCCCTCCTGGCCCGCCACGACCCCGTCCCGCACTTCGAGGCGAACCTCGCGGCCCGCTCGGGGCCACTACCGCCCGTACTGAGTGTGCCGTGGTGCGGGAGTCGCTGA
- a CDS encoding GAF domain-containing SpoIIE family protein phosphatase, protein MTDSGRLEALRLAGLTAAADPGMDRFARLVTRVLRVPVSLVSLLEADRQVFPGMVGLSGLWAARRETPLSHSFCQHVVADGKPLILSDTRSSPRTCDSLAIPDLQVIAYAGMPLTDADGQVLGSLCAIDHEPREWTADELRDLEDLTAACSMELRLRIASELIQRDRDHAGLLLRAAVELAHARDLTDLTRRLRHLFQGPAEPTFVGLLLADGGKLWRVIDPEDVRPVESTIDHLEWDACFPSALAMREQRAVFVPNRPTLLRGYGPEAVAGYDSLGLESVMCVPLPDRRGVLTWCWSRPHVLAPTEEAVLTTVAGYVSQAVERTRFVADRLSTAEQLQAAMLTELPDVPGLDMAALYLPAADQDMVGGDWYDAYPLPTVPPAAGRALMVSIGDVIGHDVQAATVMGQIRSMLRQASLDDPAHSPSAALDAIDRAIGTLPLGLGVTAVHARLDLDDGQWRLTWSNAGHPPPLLYTPERGVSSLGDHDLLLLGTSGDDPSRHDHTRHLPPGSVLLLYTDGLVERRDADIDIGTARTTAVLARHRDKPLPLLLEALSEGLADIPQRDDVAVLAVRVTRTEP, encoded by the coding sequence ATGACGGACTCCGGAAGGCTGGAAGCGCTGCGGCTGGCGGGGCTGACCGCGGCGGCCGACCCCGGCATGGACCGCTTCGCCCGGTTGGTCACGCGGGTTCTGCGCGTTCCGGTGTCCCTGGTCTCGCTGCTGGAGGCCGACCGGCAGGTGTTTCCCGGGATGGTCGGGTTGTCCGGGCTCTGGGCGGCCCGGCGCGAAACCCCCTTGAGCCACTCCTTCTGCCAGCACGTCGTCGCGGACGGCAAGCCGCTGATCCTCAGCGACACCCGGTCGTCTCCCCGCACCTGCGACAGCCTCGCCATCCCCGACCTCCAAGTGATCGCATACGCCGGTATGCCGCTCACCGACGCGGACGGGCAAGTCCTCGGATCGCTCTGCGCCATCGATCACGAGCCTCGCGAGTGGACTGCGGACGAGCTGCGCGATCTCGAGGATCTGACCGCGGCCTGCTCGATGGAGCTGAGGCTGAGGATCGCCTCGGAGCTGATCCAGCGCGACCGCGACCACGCCGGCCTCCTTCTGCGCGCGGCCGTCGAGCTCGCCCACGCCCGCGATCTCACGGATCTGACCCGGCGCCTGCGCCACCTGTTCCAGGGGCCGGCCGAACCCACCTTCGTGGGCCTGCTCCTGGCGGACGGCGGAAAGCTGTGGCGCGTGATCGACCCGGAGGACGTACGGCCGGTGGAGAGCACCATCGACCATCTGGAGTGGGACGCCTGCTTCCCCAGCGCCCTGGCCATGCGCGAGCAACGCGCCGTCTTCGTACCGAACCGTCCCACGCTCCTGCGCGGCTACGGGCCCGAGGCCGTCGCCGGGTACGACTCGCTGGGTCTCGAGTCCGTGATGTGCGTTCCGCTGCCGGACCGGCGCGGTGTCCTGACGTGGTGCTGGTCCCGCCCCCATGTGCTGGCGCCCACGGAGGAGGCCGTCCTCACCACGGTGGCGGGGTACGTGAGCCAAGCGGTGGAGCGTACCCGTTTCGTGGCCGACCGGCTGAGCACCGCGGAGCAACTGCAGGCCGCGATGCTCACCGAGCTGCCGGACGTGCCGGGCCTGGACATGGCGGCCCTGTATCTGCCGGCCGCCGACCAGGACATGGTCGGCGGCGACTGGTACGACGCGTATCCGCTGCCGACGGTGCCGCCGGCGGCCGGGCGCGCCCTGATGGTCTCGATCGGCGATGTCATCGGGCACGACGTCCAGGCCGCCACAGTGATGGGCCAGATCCGCAGCATGCTCCGACAGGCGAGCCTCGACGACCCGGCCCACTCCCCCTCCGCCGCCCTCGACGCGATCGACCGGGCCATCGGCACCCTGCCCCTGGGTCTGGGTGTCACGGCGGTCCACGCCCGCCTCGACCTCGACGATGGCCAGTGGCGGCTGACCTGGTCCAACGCCGGACACCCGCCGCCGCTGCTGTACACCCCGGAAAGGGGCGTCTCCTCCCTGGGCGACCACGATCTGCTCCTCCTCGGCACATCGGGGGACGACCCGTCCCGCCACGACCACACGCGCCATCTTCCGCCGGGCAGTGTGCTCCTCCTCTACACCGACGGCCTGGTCGAACGCCGCGACGCGGACATCGACATCGGCACCGCCCGCACGACTGCCGTGCTCGCCCGCCATCGCGACAAACCCCTGCCCCTCCTCCTGGAAGCCCTCTCCGAGGGCCTGGCGGACATCCCGCAACGGGACGACGTGGCAGTACTCGCCGTCCGAGTCACCCGGACGGAACCATGA
- a CDS encoding ATP-binding protein has product MHIALSPQARPADHRAGTAWARRQRLFTGRVAELQLLRDSLLGTPPGCQVLWLHGMAGVGKSTLLRLFVAEARESGKAVRFVDMRSTAPTPKGFLSALRAPGGPEDPELLVIDSAELLGPLESWLRDVYLPGLPAERPVLVGARRPPSAEWRTDPQWWDMLHTAVLGPMSDTEAEALLRDRGVPDSSVASLTRAACGLPLALALFAEARQQAETEGTGPIGPLEESPELVGELLRLLLRESPTPDRSDALAVLALARVTTEELIRHTLGVGLAEAHALGNWLRDLSFVRSTAEGLVPHPLVRRTLLADLRWRGLERYERLHRSLHAHLTERLTRRTGGRWALGAGLTHLGSLSRAVREAVDWEGSDRLHLRSARPDDKDAVLRAIGTEHGAAAAATAGAWWERQPSAFSIAEEGGVLAGVLCAPWLEAGATGLPDDPVAEAALTRTRERAPLRRGERILLARWSTGSPAATAFALTTLWAGVPRLAVSWTCVPVRQTGLATLLALYGQRAEAPVSNGQGEVVLLYAQDWRGTGFAAWAGTLCERLLTDDPTALSAPSSDPSQTEMPWPAFAEAVKDAYRNARDPRLLADSPLLATRLVPPGGDAVALRGALVEAVRRLPEYTGQPQLGEILEITYLGERRSQRAAASRARLSFSTYRRRHAEALAKAAELLRERMLYGVGVR; this is encoded by the coding sequence ATGCACATAGCCCTCTCCCCCCAGGCGCGACCCGCGGATCACCGCGCGGGGACGGCCTGGGCCCGGCGGCAGCGGCTCTTCACCGGCCGGGTCGCCGAACTGCAGCTGCTGCGGGACTCGCTGCTCGGCACGCCGCCGGGCTGCCAGGTCCTCTGGCTGCACGGGATGGCCGGTGTGGGCAAGAGCACGCTGCTGCGGCTCTTCGTCGCGGAAGCGCGGGAGTCGGGCAAGGCAGTGCGCTTCGTGGACATGCGCAGTACGGCGCCGACGCCGAAAGGTTTCCTCAGCGCGCTGCGGGCCCCCGGCGGGCCGGAGGATCCCGAACTGCTCGTCATCGACTCCGCGGAGCTGCTCGGCCCGCTGGAGTCGTGGCTCCGGGACGTCTATCTGCCGGGACTGCCCGCCGAGCGTCCGGTTCTGGTAGGTGCCCGGCGCCCTCCCTCGGCCGAGTGGCGCACCGATCCTCAGTGGTGGGACATGCTGCACACCGCCGTACTCGGCCCGATGAGCGACACCGAAGCGGAAGCGCTGCTGCGTGACCGAGGTGTGCCCGATTCCTCGGTTGCCTCGCTGACACGGGCCGCGTGCGGGCTTCCCCTGGCGCTCGCGCTCTTCGCCGAGGCCCGCCAGCAGGCCGAGACCGAGGGAACGGGCCCGATCGGCCCGCTGGAGGAGTCACCCGAGCTGGTGGGCGAACTGCTGCGCCTCCTGCTGCGCGAGAGCCCCACCCCTGACAGAAGCGACGCCCTCGCGGTTCTCGCCCTGGCTCGTGTCACGACCGAGGAACTCATACGGCACACGCTCGGCGTGGGGTTGGCGGAGGCTCACGCGCTGGGGAACTGGCTGCGGGACCTCTCCTTCGTACGGAGCACCGCCGAGGGACTCGTGCCACACCCGCTTGTGCGCCGGACGCTGCTCGCGGACCTGCGCTGGCGGGGGCTGGAGAGGTACGAGCGTCTGCACCGTTCACTGCACGCGCACCTGACGGAGCGGCTGACGCGGCGCACCGGCGGACGCTGGGCGCTCGGGGCGGGCCTGACCCACCTGGGCAGCCTCAGCCGTGCGGTGCGGGAAGCCGTGGACTGGGAGGGGTCCGACCGGCTCCACCTGCGCTCGGCCCGCCCCGACGACAAGGACGCGGTCCTCCGTGCCATCGGCACCGAACACGGCGCGGCGGCAGCCGCGACGGCGGGCGCCTGGTGGGAGCGGCAGCCGTCCGCGTTCTCGATCGCCGAGGAGGGCGGAGTCCTCGCCGGCGTCCTCTGCGCCCCCTGGCTGGAGGCTGGGGCGACGGGGCTGCCCGACGACCCGGTCGCGGAGGCGGCGCTGACCCGTACACGGGAACGGGCCCCGCTGCGACGGGGTGAGCGGATACTCCTCGCCCGGTGGAGTACGGGCTCCCCGGCCGCGACGGCCTTCGCACTGACCACGTTGTGGGCCGGGGTGCCGCGACTCGCGGTGAGCTGGACCTGCGTCCCCGTGCGGCAGACAGGGTTGGCCACGCTCCTCGCTCTGTACGGGCAGCGGGCCGAGGCCCCGGTGAGTAACGGGCAGGGCGAGGTCGTTCTCCTGTACGCGCAGGACTGGCGCGGTACGGGTTTCGCCGCGTGGGCGGGTACTTTGTGCGAGCGGCTGCTCACCGACGACCCGACGGCGCTGAGTGCCCCGTCGAGCGACCCTTCGCAGACCGAGATGCCCTGGCCGGCTTTCGCGGAGGCCGTCAAGGACGCCTACCGCAACGCGCGGGACCCGCGGCTGCTCGCCGACAGTCCCCTGCTGGCGACACGTCTGGTGCCGCCGGGAGGAGACGCGGTGGCGCTGCGAGGGGCGCTCGTGGAGGCCGTGCGTCGGCTGCCCGAGTACACGGGGCAGCCGCAACTCGGCGAAATCCTGGAGATCACGTACCTGGGCGAGCGGCGCAGTCAGCGGGCGGCGGCCAGCCGTGCGCGGCTCTCCTTCAGCACCTACCGGCGCCGCCACGCGGAGGCACTGGCGAAGGCCGCGGAGCTCCTGCGCGAGCGGATGCTGTACGGAGTCGGGGTCCGGTGA
- a CDS encoding RICIN domain-containing protein: MSDTEQDDTKRRQRARFVDALTKTAQQPGDRSRVGTKVAGAAAVLALAAGATMGIGAWRSYQSDQDSKEKLALKEAAQQRRIVPSSPSASASASEKPAEKARTAEAPAAGSGAAVVAAPTREAAPSPSSSPTAEDSPSPTAAKKSDSTVNRLLAAGHSRVLLKNVKSGMCADISGYGAGKVNGYVMQYYCDGSAKDNQLWSMVVRRAGKGPGGADLVSFINVKDDLCIDLPGYKGLSPGWGLVEGVCNTATADNQEWWLDPAGGGTVRIRNLASGNLCMEVKDDSTQRAARLQLDKCGTDADSRWIVLS; the protein is encoded by the coding sequence TTGAGCGACACGGAACAGGACGACACGAAACGACGGCAGCGGGCACGCTTCGTCGACGCGCTGACCAAGACCGCCCAGCAGCCGGGGGACCGCTCCCGGGTGGGCACGAAGGTCGCGGGGGCGGCGGCCGTGCTCGCGCTCGCCGCCGGAGCCACGATGGGCATCGGCGCCTGGCGCAGTTACCAGTCCGATCAGGACTCGAAGGAGAAGCTGGCTCTGAAGGAGGCCGCGCAGCAGCGGCGAATCGTCCCCTCCTCGCCTTCCGCCTCGGCCTCGGCGAGCGAGAAGCCCGCGGAGAAGGCGAGGACGGCCGAGGCGCCGGCGGCAGGGAGCGGTGCCGCAGTCGTCGCGGCACCGACGCGCGAGGCGGCGCCCTCCCCCTCCTCCTCGCCGACAGCCGAGGACTCCCCCTCACCGACAGCCGCGAAGAAATCGGACAGCACGGTCAACCGCCTGCTGGCAGCGGGGCATTCCCGCGTGCTCCTCAAGAACGTGAAGAGCGGCATGTGCGCCGACATCAGCGGCTACGGCGCGGGCAAGGTCAACGGGTACGTCATGCAGTACTACTGCGACGGGAGCGCCAAGGACAACCAGCTGTGGAGCATGGTCGTACGGCGCGCGGGCAAGGGACCGGGCGGTGCCGACCTCGTCTCCTTCATCAACGTCAAGGACGATCTGTGCATCGACCTGCCCGGCTACAAGGGGCTCTCGCCCGGCTGGGGCCTCGTCGAGGGGGTCTGCAACACCGCGACCGCCGACAACCAGGAGTGGTGGCTCGACCCTGCGGGTGGGGGCACGGTGCGCATCCGCAACCTGGCGAGCGGCAATCTGTGCATGGAGGTCAAGGACGACTCCACGCAACGCGCCGCCCGGCTCCAGCTCGACAAGTGCGGCACTGACGCCGACAGCCGCTGGATCGTGCTGAGTTGA